A genomic window from Micromonospora sp. WMMA1947 includes:
- a CDS encoding monovalent cation/H+ antiporter complex subunit F, whose product MTVVAVIVTVLLVAAGGLTLVRIIRGPSILDRAVATDVLLAVAVAAIATEAAYSRDATALPVLVVLALVGFIGSVSVARFAARRNPK is encoded by the coding sequence GTGACAGTCGTCGCCGTGATCGTCACCGTGTTGCTCGTCGCGGCCGGTGGGCTCACCCTGGTCCGCATCATCCGCGGCCCGTCGATCCTCGACCGGGCCGTCGCGACCGACGTGCTGCTCGCCGTGGCGGTCGCGGCCATCGCGACCGAGGCGGCCTACAGCCGGGACGCCACCGCGCTGCCGGTGCTCGTGGTCCTCGCCCTGGTCGGGTTCATCGGCTCGGTGAGCGTCGCCCGCTTCGCCGCGCGGAGGAACCCGAAATGA
- a CDS encoding rod shape-determining protein has product MPHPLTTIRPPARTGMLIGRSHGSRPPAAVDEAPVAVDLGSSLLRIWLGPGRTLSVPLGHGLRSPVVRRGRIVDGPACVAELRRILRDHRTPVPVGALVVACRPVLAAPAEQEATRRVLTAVLAPSRLLFLDSVRAGAIGAGAAAGTLLVADIGAQLTEVALLEDGRVVAARRADVGTRDLNHATTAAMLADTTARLVRELRQDATLRPRVRDALARGPIVIGDGATRPDVTARLVATLGATVHRAASPRTAALTGAGMAAISALRHPHDTPRRPERSA; this is encoded by the coding sequence ATGCCGCACCCTCTCACCACCATTCGCCCACCGGCCCGTACCGGCATGCTGATCGGCCGCTCCCACGGCAGCCGCCCGCCGGCGGCCGTCGACGAGGCGCCCGTCGCCGTGGACCTCGGCAGCAGCCTGCTGCGGATCTGGCTGGGCCCGGGCCGGACGCTGAGCGTCCCGCTCGGCCACGGCCTGCGCAGCCCCGTGGTCCGGCGCGGCCGGATCGTCGACGGTCCGGCCTGCGTCGCCGAGCTGCGGCGGATCCTGCGCGACCACCGCACCCCGGTGCCGGTCGGTGCGCTCGTCGTGGCCTGCCGGCCGGTGCTCGCCGCGCCGGCCGAGCAGGAGGCGACCCGGCGGGTGCTCACCGCCGTGCTCGCGCCGTCCCGGCTGCTGTTCCTGGACAGCGTCCGGGCGGGCGCCATCGGCGCCGGTGCCGCCGCCGGCACGCTGCTGGTCGCCGACATCGGCGCCCAGCTCACCGAGGTGGCGCTGCTGGAGGACGGCCGGGTGGTCGCCGCCCGCCGGGCCGACGTCGGCACCCGGGACCTCAACCACGCGACGACCGCCGCGATGCTCGCCGACACCACCGCCCGGTTGGTACGCGAGCTGCGACAGGACGCGACGCTGCGGCCCCGGGTCCGCGACGCGCTGGCCCGTGGCCCGATCGTCATCGGTGACGGCGCCACCCGGCCCGACGTGACGGCCCGCCTGGTCGCCACGCTCGGCGCGACCGTCCACCGGGCCGCGTCACCCCGTACCGCCGCGCTGACCGGCGCCGGCATGGCCGCCATCTCGGCCCTGCGACACCCGCACGACACCCCGCGCCGCCCGGAAAGGAGCGCCTGA
- a CDS encoding helix-turn-helix domain-containing protein, which translates to MTDSVRRPPAVAGGEDEQWLAEVAREAGADAGGVPVELLGDYLRLLTDAAVTGRRPRRAELDAVGALGRRAAEQGISAGRAVRLYLSAARRVWRQLPHLDRSDDSEAVRAAADAVLHVVDTAVATLAEGYAVARRELVRREESLRRELVDDLLRGDSDLGGLVERAEPFGLDLARVHQVALAAPGRRLPDTEAAISALERVIFDRLGDRDVLVATKEGLLVVVAPADPVAADRGRDAGATGHLGALMHGELDRLVRGRPWQVAVGRPHPGVYGIARSYEEAREALTTARRLHSEASVIDAHDLLIYRVLLRDQPAMVDLVRAVLTPLAQARGGAEPLLDTLNEYFTCGEVATEAARRLHVSVRTVTYRLARIRALSGYDPADARDRFTLHAAVLGARALDWPRRPLPA; encoded by the coding sequence ATGACCGACAGCGTCCGCCGGCCGCCCGCGGTCGCGGGCGGCGAGGACGAGCAGTGGCTGGCCGAGGTGGCCCGTGAGGCGGGCGCCGACGCCGGCGGCGTGCCGGTGGAGCTGCTCGGCGACTACCTGCGGCTGCTGACCGACGCGGCGGTGACCGGCCGCCGCCCGCGCCGCGCCGAACTCGACGCGGTCGGCGCGCTGGGCCGGCGCGCGGCCGAGCAGGGGATCTCCGCCGGCCGCGCGGTACGCCTCTACCTGTCCGCGGCGCGGCGTGTCTGGCGGCAGCTGCCGCACCTGGACCGGTCCGACGACAGCGAGGCGGTCCGTGCCGCCGCCGACGCCGTCCTGCACGTGGTCGACACCGCGGTGGCCACGCTCGCCGAGGGGTACGCGGTGGCCCGCCGGGAACTGGTCCGGCGCGAGGAGTCGCTGCGCCGGGAACTCGTCGACGACCTGCTGCGCGGCGACTCCGACCTGGGCGGGCTGGTGGAGCGGGCCGAGCCGTTCGGCCTGGACCTGGCCCGGGTGCACCAGGTCGCCCTCGCCGCGCCCGGCCGCCGACTGCCCGACACGGAGGCGGCGATCAGCGCGCTGGAGCGGGTCATCTTCGACCGGCTCGGCGACCGCGACGTGCTGGTGGCCACGAAGGAAGGGCTGCTCGTGGTGGTCGCCCCGGCGGACCCGGTGGCCGCCGACCGGGGCCGCGACGCCGGCGCGACCGGCCACCTGGGCGCGCTCATGCACGGTGAGCTGGACCGGCTGGTGCGGGGCCGGCCGTGGCAGGTCGCGGTGGGCCGCCCGCACCCCGGCGTCTACGGCATCGCCCGCTCGTACGAGGAGGCCCGGGAGGCGCTCACCACGGCGCGGCGGCTGCACAGCGAGGCGTCCGTGATCGACGCGCACGACCTGCTGATCTACCGGGTGCTGCTGCGCGACCAGCCCGCCATGGTCGATCTGGTACGGGCGGTGCTGACGCCGCTGGCCCAGGCACGTGGCGGCGCCGAGCCGCTGCTGGACACGCTCAACGAGTACTTCACCTGCGGCGAGGTCGCCACCGAGGCGGCCCGCCGGCTGCACGTGTCGGTGCGCACCGTCACCTACCGGCTGGCCCGGATCCGGGCGCTGAGCGGCTACGACCCCGCCGACGCGCGGGACCGGTTCACGCTGCACGCCGCCGTGCTCGGCGCGCGGGCGCTGGACTGGCCGCGCCGTCCCCTGCCGGCGTAG
- a CDS encoding Na+/H+ antiporter subunit A has product MLVLVAVHAFAAVTAPVLVRLLGRRALYLLAAVPAAALVWALTRTETVRSGRPVVETVTWVPQLGLDLALRMGTLSWLLVLLVGGVGALVLVYSARYFDSDDPSLGRFAAVFVAFAGAMLGLVVSDDLLLLYVFWELTTVFSYLLIGSDPTKRDSRRAAMQALLVTTLGGLAMLAGFVMLGQHAGSYRWSEIAGNLPEGGYLTVALVLVLLGVTSKSAIFPFSFWLPRAMAAPTPVSAYLHAAAMVKAGVFLAALMGPAVGQATVWRAILVGGGLITLFLGGWTALRQVDLKLLLAYGTVSQLGLLMVILGAGTRDTALAGAAMLLAHALFKATLFLVVGVVDHVTGTRDLRELSGLGRRAPVLAAVAGLAAASMAGLPPLIGFVAKEAALEAFLHGGTVELVVLAGVVAGSALTVAYTARFLWGAFAAKPGVAETRPHRIEPAFIGPPAVLALAGLAVGVLAPAVDRVLAPYADQFPTADPGYHLALWHGLTPALGLSALAVASGLGLFLLLHRRRPYLPRLPFDGASGYDRLAGAVDRAAVELTGATQRGSLPFYLGVILLVLVIMPGGALLAGAPWAQRFQMWDTPLQAVAGAVVVVAALVAARARRRLTAMILVGVTGYGTALLFILHGAPDLALTQFLVETVTIVMFVLVLRRLPRRFSARPIRATRRFRVALGVAVGLVTAGMAYVAAGSRTAVPISVGFPDEAVSYGGGKNVVNVTLVDIRAWDTMGEIAVLVVAATGVASLIFRRTRALDLRSGIPGAGRQQSSRPRWLTTGATSRQQSVILQVVTRLLFHAILLFAIYLLFSGHNAPGGGFAAGLVAGLGLAVRYLAGGRTELNGAAPVDAGLVLGAGLFVAVGTGVVAMLLGGEFLQSATLDFHLPLLGHVHFVTSVFFDVGVFLIVVGLVLDILRSLGAEMDRQEEDDEQQNEPAGVREEELV; this is encoded by the coding sequence GTGCTGGTTCTGGTGGCGGTCCATGCGTTCGCAGCCGTGACCGCCCCCGTGCTGGTACGCCTCCTGGGTAGACGTGCGCTCTACCTGCTGGCCGCCGTCCCGGCGGCGGCGCTGGTCTGGGCGCTGACCCGGACCGAGACGGTCCGCTCGGGCCGGCCGGTGGTGGAGACGGTCACCTGGGTGCCGCAGCTCGGGCTGGACCTCGCACTGCGGATGGGCACGCTGTCCTGGCTGCTGGTGCTGCTCGTCGGCGGCGTCGGCGCTCTCGTGCTGGTCTACAGCGCGCGCTACTTCGACTCCGACGATCCCAGCCTCGGCCGCTTCGCCGCGGTGTTCGTCGCGTTCGCCGGCGCGATGCTCGGCCTGGTGGTCTCCGACGACCTGCTGCTGCTCTACGTGTTCTGGGAACTGACCACGGTCTTCTCGTACCTGCTGATCGGCAGCGATCCCACCAAGCGGGACAGCCGGCGGGCCGCGATGCAGGCGCTGCTGGTGACCACGCTGGGCGGCCTGGCGATGCTCGCCGGATTCGTGATGCTGGGCCAGCACGCCGGCTCGTACCGATGGTCGGAGATCGCCGGAAATCTGCCCGAGGGCGGCTACCTCACCGTCGCGCTGGTGCTCGTCCTGCTCGGCGTGACCAGCAAGTCGGCGATCTTCCCCTTCAGCTTCTGGCTGCCGCGGGCCATGGCCGCGCCCACACCGGTCAGCGCCTACCTGCACGCCGCCGCCATGGTCAAAGCGGGCGTGTTCCTGGCCGCGCTGATGGGCCCGGCCGTCGGCCAGGCCACCGTGTGGCGCGCCATTCTGGTCGGCGGCGGCCTGATCACCCTGTTCCTCGGCGGCTGGACGGCGCTGCGTCAGGTCGACCTCAAGCTGCTGCTGGCGTACGGCACCGTCAGCCAGCTCGGCCTGCTCATGGTGATCCTCGGCGCGGGCACCCGCGACACCGCCCTGGCCGGCGCCGCGATGCTGCTGGCACACGCCCTGTTCAAAGCCACACTGTTCCTCGTCGTCGGCGTCGTCGACCACGTCACCGGCACCCGCGACCTGCGCGAGCTCAGCGGCCTGGGCCGGCGCGCGCCCGTGCTGGCGGCCGTCGCCGGGCTCGCCGCCGCGTCCATGGCGGGCCTGCCGCCGCTCATCGGCTTCGTGGCCAAGGAGGCCGCGCTCGAGGCGTTCCTGCACGGCGGCACCGTCGAACTGGTGGTGCTCGCCGGCGTGGTGGCCGGCTCGGCGCTGACCGTCGCGTACACCGCGCGGTTCCTGTGGGGCGCCTTCGCCGCCAAGCCCGGCGTGGCGGAGACCCGGCCGCACCGGATCGAGCCGGCGTTCATCGGCCCCCCGGCGGTGCTCGCCCTGGCCGGCCTCGCGGTCGGCGTCCTCGCCCCGGCGGTGGACCGGGTGCTGGCGCCGTACGCCGACCAGTTCCCGACCGCCGACCCCGGCTACCACCTGGCGCTCTGGCACGGCCTGACCCCGGCGCTGGGCCTGTCGGCGCTGGCGGTGGCCTCCGGGCTCGGGCTGTTCCTGCTGCTGCACCGCCGCCGTCCCTACCTGCCACGGCTGCCCTTCGACGGCGCCTCCGGGTACGACCGGCTGGCCGGCGCCGTCGACCGCGCGGCGGTGGAGCTCACCGGCGCCACCCAGCGCGGCTCCCTGCCGTTCTACCTCGGCGTGATCCTGCTGGTGCTGGTGATCATGCCGGGCGGCGCGCTGCTGGCCGGCGCGCCCTGGGCGCAGCGGTTCCAGATGTGGGACACGCCGTTGCAGGCCGTCGCGGGCGCGGTGGTCGTCGTCGCCGCGCTGGTGGCCGCCCGCGCCCGCCGCCGGCTCACCGCGATGATCCTGGTCGGGGTGACCGGCTACGGCACGGCGCTGCTGTTCATCCTGCACGGCGCGCCGGACCTGGCCCTCACCCAGTTCCTGGTGGAGACCGTCACGATCGTGATGTTCGTGCTGGTGCTGCGCCGCCTGCCGCGCCGGTTCTCGGCCCGCCCGATCCGCGCCACCCGGCGGTTCCGGGTCGCGCTCGGCGTGGCCGTCGGCCTGGTCACCGCCGGCATGGCGTACGTGGCGGCGGGCAGCCGGACGGCCGTCCCGATCTCGGTCGGCTTCCCGGACGAGGCGGTGTCCTACGGCGGCGGCAAGAACGTGGTCAACGTGACGCTCGTCGACATCCGTGCCTGGGACACGATGGGCGAGATCGCGGTGCTGGTGGTGGCCGCCACCGGCGTGGCCAGCCTGATCTTCCGCCGCACCCGCGCGCTGGACCTGCGCAGCGGCATCCCCGGCGCCGGCCGGCAGCAGTCGTCGCGCCCGCGCTGGCTCACCACCGGCGCGACCTCCCGGCAGCAGTCGGTGATCCTCCAGGTCGTCACCCGGCTGCTCTTCCACGCCATCCTGCTGTTCGCCATCTACCTGCTCTTCTCCGGCCACAACGCGCCGGGTGGCGGGTTCGCCGCCGGGCTGGTCGCCGGCCTCGGCCTCGCGGTGCGATACCTGGCGGGCGGGCGTACCGAACTCAACGGCGCCGCGCCGGTGGACGCCGGCCTGGTGCTCGGCGCGGGACTGTTCGTCGCGGTCGGCACCGGCGTCGTCGCGATGCTGCTGGGCGGCGAGTTCCTGCAGAGCGCGACGCTCGACTTCCACCTGCCGCTGCTGGGCCACGTCCACTTCGTCACGTCGGTGTTCTTCGACGTCGGCGTGTTCCTCATCGTGGTCGGCCTGGTGCTGGACATCCTGCGCAGCCTGGGCGCCGAGATGGACCGCCAGGAGGAGGACGACGAGCAGCAGAACGAACCGGCCGGCGTACGGGAAGAGGAGCTGGTGTGA
- a CDS encoding TraR/DksA C4-type zinc finger protein, with protein MTHALNRTDTLRELLDRQFGEYTDQLTELTVHTRQPDHGGHDPDTLRRLIETARQGVADTAQALKRMSEGTYGVCERCGQDIPTARLEILPSARFCVPCQQRR; from the coding sequence ATGACGCACGCCCTCAACCGCACCGACACGCTGCGCGAACTGCTGGACCGGCAGTTCGGCGAGTACACCGACCAGCTCACCGAGCTGACGGTGCACACGCGGCAGCCCGACCACGGCGGCCACGACCCGGACACGCTGCGCCGGCTGATCGAGACCGCCCGGCAGGGCGTCGCGGACACCGCCCAGGCGCTGAAGCGGATGTCCGAGGGCACGTACGGCGTCTGCGAGCGCTGCGGGCAGGACATCCCGACCGCCCGCCTGGAGATCCTGCCCTCGGCCCGCTTCTGCGTGCCGTGCCAGCAACGGCGCTGA
- the mnhG gene encoding monovalent cation/H(+) antiporter subunit G → MSLDMVLDTVAGVCLIAGALLCLAAGIALVRFPDVLSRMHAAAKPQVLGLLLVLLGCALRLRTGVDITTLVLVGLFQLATAPVAAHMVGRTAYPHDDIRRDLLITDELADHIDRIRADRAGEPKESSPVHTS, encoded by the coding sequence ATGAGCCTCGACATGGTCCTGGACACCGTCGCCGGTGTCTGCCTGATCGCGGGCGCGCTGCTCTGCCTCGCCGCCGGCATCGCGCTGGTCCGCTTCCCGGACGTGCTGTCGCGGATGCACGCCGCGGCCAAGCCGCAGGTGCTCGGGCTGCTGCTGGTGCTGCTCGGCTGCGCGTTGCGGCTGCGTACCGGGGTGGACATCACCACGCTGGTCCTGGTGGGTCTGTTCCAGCTCGCCACCGCCCCGGTGGCGGCGCACATGGTCGGCCGGACCGCGTACCCGCACGACGACATCCGGCGGGACCTGCTGATCACCGACGAGCTGGCCGACCACATCGACCGGATCCGCGCGGACCGGGCCGGTGAGCCGAAGGAGTCGTCGCCGGTCCACACGTCCTGA
- a CDS encoding potassium transporter TrkA, with protein sequence MIIERTTLPGIGVRHTLVTEEGRRIGVIDYQVGGRRDVVHDDPDDPDRMVTFTLTRDEASALANLLGFPELVAVPA encoded by the coding sequence GTGATCATCGAACGTACGACCCTCCCCGGCATCGGGGTCCGGCACACGCTGGTCACCGAGGAAGGCCGTCGCATCGGGGTGATCGACTACCAGGTGGGCGGCCGCCGAGACGTCGTCCACGACGACCCGGACGACCCGGACCGCATGGTCACGTTCACCCTCACCCGCGACGAGGCGTCGGCCCTGGCCAACCTGCTCGGCTTCCCGGAGCTGGTGGCCGTACCGGCCTGA
- a CDS encoding Na(+)/H(+) antiporter subunit C, translating into MSPNIPNLVYILVIGVLFATGVTLLLERSLTRVLMGVILLGNGANLLLLTGGRAGGPPIVGTSAEEDMSDPLPQAMVLTAIVITLGMTAFLLALAYRSWHLNGHDEVQDDVEDRRIMELADRDEGPGTADADADVADGSPEARVLATAEAEGGR; encoded by the coding sequence GTGAGCCCGAACATCCCCAACCTGGTCTACATCCTGGTGATCGGCGTCCTGTTCGCCACCGGGGTCACGCTGCTGCTGGAACGCAGCCTCACCCGCGTCCTGATGGGGGTCATCCTGCTCGGCAACGGCGCGAACCTGCTGCTGCTCACCGGCGGCCGGGCCGGCGGCCCGCCGATCGTCGGCACCTCCGCCGAGGAGGACATGTCCGACCCGCTGCCCCAGGCGATGGTGCTGACCGCGATCGTCATCACGCTCGGCATGACCGCCTTCCTGCTCGCTCTGGCCTACCGGAGCTGGCACCTCAACGGCCACGACGAGGTGCAGGACGACGTCGAGGACCGCCGCATCATGGAGCTGGCCGACCGGGACGAGGGGCCCGGCACCGCCGACGCCGACGCCGACGTCGCCGACGGCAGTCCCGAGGCCCGGGTCCTGGCCACCGCCGAGGCGGAGGGGGGCCGATGA
- a CDS encoding Na+/H+ antiporter subunit D yields MTWLVPLPVVMPLLGAALTLLLARRARIQRWVSIVVLAATVAVAAMLLVRSSLDGPLVVEVGGWVAPMGIVLVADQLAALMLVVSASVTLCVLVYSIGQGMADGNEETPLSVYHPTYLVLTAGVCNAFLSGDLFNLYVGFEILLVASYVLLTLGSTETRIRAGTTYVVVSLLSSLIFLVAIGLVYSATGTLNLAQLADRLDALPDDIRLVLQGMLLLAFGIKAAVFPLSAWLPDSYPTAPAPVTAVFAGLLTKVGVYAIIRTETLLFPGGRTADLLMVIAALTMVVGILGAVAQSDIKRLLSFTLVSHIGYMLFGVGLTTPLGLSAAIFYVVHHITIQTTLFLAAGLVERRGGSTALDRLGGLARLSPLLALLFFIPALNLAGIPPFSGFLGKLGLVQAGVDDGGFLAWALVAGGLLTSLLTLYAIARVWNLAFWRAPHPDMPGPDDADRASRTEGAEQPHEGASLAGAVLPRLMTVPTAALVVLGLALTVVAGPLFDISTDAADDLLRRAPYVEAVFPEGPP; encoded by the coding sequence ATGACCTGGCTCGTTCCGCTGCCGGTGGTGATGCCACTGCTCGGCGCCGCCCTCACCCTGCTGCTCGCCCGGCGGGCCCGCATCCAGCGGTGGGTCAGCATCGTGGTGCTCGCCGCCACCGTCGCGGTCGCCGCGATGCTGCTGGTCCGCTCGTCGCTGGACGGCCCGCTGGTCGTGGAGGTGGGCGGCTGGGTCGCGCCGATGGGCATCGTGCTCGTCGCCGACCAGCTCGCCGCGCTGATGCTCGTGGTGTCCGCCTCGGTCACCCTGTGCGTGCTCGTCTACTCCATCGGGCAGGGCATGGCCGACGGCAACGAGGAGACGCCGCTGTCGGTCTACCACCCGACCTACCTCGTGCTGACCGCCGGCGTGTGCAACGCGTTCCTCTCCGGCGACCTGTTCAATCTCTACGTCGGCTTCGAGATCCTGCTGGTGGCCAGCTACGTGCTGCTGACGCTGGGCAGCACGGAGACGCGGATCCGGGCCGGCACCACGTACGTCGTGGTCAGCCTGCTGTCGTCGCTGATCTTCCTGGTCGCGATCGGCCTGGTCTACTCCGCCACCGGCACGCTGAACCTGGCGCAGCTCGCCGACCGGCTGGACGCGCTGCCCGACGACATCCGCCTGGTGCTCCAGGGCATGCTGCTGCTCGCGTTCGGGATCAAGGCGGCGGTGTTCCCGCTGTCGGCGTGGCTGCCGGACAGCTACCCGACCGCGCCCGCACCGGTCACCGCCGTCTTCGCCGGCCTGCTCACCAAGGTCGGCGTGTACGCGATCATCCGTACCGAGACGCTGCTGTTCCCCGGCGGCCGCACCGCCGACCTGCTCATGGTGATAGCGGCGCTGACCATGGTGGTGGGCATCCTCGGCGCGGTGGCCCAGTCGGACATCAAACGGCTGCTGTCGTTCACGCTGGTCAGTCACATCGGCTACATGCTGTTCGGGGTCGGCCTGACCACCCCGCTCGGCCTGTCCGCGGCGATCTTCTACGTGGTGCACCACATCACCATCCAGACCACGCTGTTCCTCGCCGCTGGCCTGGTCGAACGCCGTGGGGGCAGCACCGCGCTGGACCGCCTCGGCGGGCTGGCCCGGCTGTCGCCGCTCCTGGCGCTGCTGTTCTTCATACCCGCCCTCAACCTGGCCGGCATTCCACCGTTCTCCGGGTTCCTCGGCAAGCTCGGTCTCGTGCAGGCCGGCGTGGACGACGGCGGGTTCCTGGCCTGGGCGCTCGTCGCCGGTGGCCTGCTGACCAGCCTGCTCACCCTCTACGCCATCGCCCGGGTGTGGAACCTGGCGTTCTGGCGGGCCCCGCACCCGGACATGCCGGGGCCGGACGACGCCGACCGGGCGTCCCGGACCGAGGGCGCGGAGCAGCCGCACGAGGGCGCCTCCCTGGCCGGTGCCGTGCTGCCGCGACTGATGACCGTGCCGACCGCCGCGCTGGTGGTGCTCGGTCTGGCGCTGACGGTGGTGGCCGGGCCACTGTTCGACATCAGCACCGACGCCGCCGACGACCTGTTGCGCCGTGCCCCGTACGTGGAGGCCGTGTTCCCGGAGGGACCGCCGTGA
- a CDS encoding amidohydrolase, producing the protein MSDTVYENARVHTLDPARPYAEAMLVRGERIVAVGDLAECRDRAGSGARRVDLGAMAVLPGLIDSHIHAASYVRGLDQVDLRGTASLDEALTRIARHAATLPPDAWLFGGGWDSNKWARPVQPTRTDLDRVCPDRPAALPSVDGHTIWVNTAALARLGIDAASPDPPGGQIARDENGEPTGILREAAADAAYAVVRSPHAGDLVAQLRAHLPRLLAAGLTSIHDLDGQDARAAYETLYARGELPLRVHKTIPATALDEAIDAGWATGDGDRWLSTGPVKIFTDGALGSHTCLMTEPYDGEPGNHGIAVTPAEEFERLVATAAGAGIAVAAHAIGDAANRMVLRAYARRRESAEPGAVARLRHRIEHTQHLLPDDVPLLARNGVIASMQPTHCTSDMPLTTRMLACRGLASYAWRSLLDAGAVVAFGSDAPVEDPDPFFGIHAAVTRQQPDGTPPGGVDPHERLDLDTALRCFTEAGAYASYEEHLKGRLRPGMLADFIALPTDPYRVDAAELRDLTVALTVVGGVVRWQR; encoded by the coding sequence ATGAGCGACACGGTCTACGAGAACGCCCGCGTCCACACCCTCGACCCGGCCCGCCCGTACGCCGAGGCGATGCTGGTCCGCGGCGAGCGGATCGTCGCCGTCGGTGACCTCGCCGAGTGCCGGGACCGGGCCGGCAGCGGCGCCCGCCGGGTCGACCTCGGCGCAATGGCCGTGCTGCCCGGCCTGATCGACAGTCACATCCACGCCGCGTCCTACGTGCGCGGGCTCGACCAGGTGGACCTGCGCGGCACGGCGAGCCTCGACGAGGCGCTGACCCGGATCGCGCGGCACGCCGCCACGCTGCCGCCGGACGCCTGGCTGTTCGGCGGCGGGTGGGACAGCAACAAATGGGCCCGGCCGGTGCAGCCGACCCGTACCGACCTGGACCGGGTCTGCCCGGACCGGCCGGCGGCGCTGCCCAGCGTCGACGGCCACACCATCTGGGTGAACACCGCCGCCCTGGCCCGCCTGGGCATCGACGCCGCCAGCCCCGACCCGCCCGGCGGGCAGATCGCGCGGGACGAAAACGGCGAGCCGACCGGCATCCTGCGCGAGGCGGCGGCCGACGCGGCGTACGCGGTGGTGCGCTCCCCGCACGCCGGTGACCTGGTGGCCCAGCTGCGCGCGCACCTGCCCCGGCTGCTCGCCGCCGGCCTGACCAGCATCCACGACCTCGACGGGCAGGACGCCCGCGCCGCCTACGAGACGCTGTACGCCCGGGGCGAGCTGCCGCTGCGGGTGCACAAGACGATCCCCGCCACGGCCCTGGACGAGGCGATCGACGCCGGCTGGGCCACCGGGGACGGGGACCGCTGGCTGAGCACCGGCCCGGTGAAGATCTTCACCGACGGCGCGCTCGGCTCACACACCTGCCTGATGACCGAGCCGTACGACGGCGAGCCCGGCAACCACGGCATCGCTGTCACCCCGGCGGAGGAGTTCGAGCGGCTGGTGGCGACCGCCGCCGGGGCCGGGATCGCGGTGGCCGCGCACGCCATCGGCGACGCGGCGAACCGGATGGTGCTGCGGGCGTACGCGCGCCGGCGCGAGTCGGCGGAGCCCGGCGCGGTGGCGCGGCTGCGGCACCGGATCGAGCACACCCAGCACCTGCTGCCGGACGACGTGCCGCTGCTCGCCCGCAACGGCGTGATCGCCTCGATGCAGCCCACCCACTGCACCAGCGACATGCCGCTGACCACCCGGATGCTCGCTTGCCGCGGGCTCGCCTCGTACGCCTGGCGCAGCCTGCTCGACGCCGGGGCTGTCGTGGCGTTCGGGTCGGACGCCCCGGTGGAGGACCCCGATCCGTTCTTCGGCATCCACGCCGCGGTGACCCGCCAGCAGCCCGACGGCACCCCGCCCGGCGGCGTCGACCCGCACGAGCGGCTCGACCTGGACACGGCGTTGCGCTGCTTCACCGAGGCGGGCGCGTACGCCTCCTACGAGGAGCACCTGAAGGGCCGGCTGCGCCCCGGCATGCTCGCCGACTTCATCGCGCTGCCCACCGACCCGTACCGGGTCGACGCGGCGGAGCTGCGGGATCTGACCGTGGCGCTGACCGTGGTCGGTGGCGTGGTGCGCTGGCAGCGCTGA
- a CDS encoding Na+/H+ antiporter subunit E, producing the protein MTSQPKAPLTARDRWRNRAIAVTGLVTVWVLLWGTFSWANVMSGLVVAAVLLVVFPLPPVTFAGRIRPVPLLRFLARFLRDLVVASAQIAWLAVRSNHPQSAIIGVPLRVNTDLNLTLNAEALSLVPGSLIVEADRSTGTLYVHVIGIRSLDEVERFRQGVLELEQRIVAAVGSPEELELVRRSAPTGPSGSVDLEGAPT; encoded by the coding sequence GTGACCAGTCAGCCGAAAGCGCCGCTGACCGCCCGTGACCGCTGGCGCAACCGGGCCATCGCCGTGACCGGCCTGGTCACCGTCTGGGTGCTGCTGTGGGGCACCTTCAGTTGGGCGAACGTGATGAGCGGCCTGGTCGTCGCCGCGGTGCTGCTTGTGGTGTTCCCGCTGCCACCGGTGACGTTCGCCGGCCGGATCCGGCCGGTGCCGCTGCTGAGGTTCCTGGCCCGCTTCCTGCGGGACCTGGTCGTGGCGTCCGCGCAGATCGCGTGGCTGGCCGTGCGGTCCAACCACCCGCAGTCGGCGATCATCGGGGTGCCGTTGCGGGTGAACACCGACCTCAACCTGACCCTCAACGCCGAGGCCCTGTCGCTGGTGCCGGGCAGTCTGATCGTGGAGGCCGACCGGAGCACGGGCACGCTCTACGTGCACGTCATCGGCATCCGCAGCCTCGACGAGGTGGAGCGCTTCCGCCAGGGCGTGCTGGAGCTGGAGCAGCGCATCGTGGCCGCCGTCGGCTCGCCCGAGGAGCTGGAGCTGGTCCGTCGATCCGCACCCACCGGCCCGTCCGGGTCGGTCGACCTGGAAGGAGCACCGACGTGA